The following proteins are encoded in a genomic region of Spirosoma sp. SC4-14:
- the rdgB gene encoding RdgB/HAM1 family non-canonical purine NTP pyrophosphatase, whose translation MELCFATNNQHKLAEVSAWLGDAFLLKTLNDIGCRNELPETTGTIPGNSRQKAEYVWTNYGVSCFADDSGLEVYALNGEPGVDSAHYSGSRNAEQNIQKLLTNLDGQTNRKARFITVFTLLLHGIEHQFEGIVEGQLLTETRGTGGFGYDPLFLPDGYDRTFAEMSIEEKNAISHRSRALTKMVAYLKEQIN comes from the coding sequence ATGGAACTTTGCTTCGCTACCAACAACCAACACAAATTAGCCGAAGTGTCGGCCTGGCTAGGAGATGCATTTCTCCTCAAAACCCTTAACGACATTGGCTGTAGGAATGAACTCCCCGAAACAACAGGAACTATTCCGGGCAATTCGCGGCAAAAAGCCGAATATGTCTGGACTAATTATGGTGTTTCCTGTTTTGCCGACGACTCAGGTCTGGAAGTTTACGCTCTCAATGGCGAACCCGGTGTAGACAGTGCCCATTATTCGGGTAGCCGCAATGCAGAACAGAATATCCAGAAACTACTAACCAATCTGGACGGCCAGACGAATCGAAAAGCTCGGTTCATCACCGTATTTACGCTGCTCCTGCACGGAATTGAGCATCAGTTTGAGGGCATTGTAGAAGGGCAACTATTAACGGAAACTCGCGGAACCGGCGGCTTTGGCTACGACCCGCTGTTTTTACCGGATGGCTACGACCGTACATTTGCCGAAATGAGTATTGAAGAGAAAAATGCGATAAGCCATCGGTCAAGAGCACTAACAAAAATGGTTGCTTACTTAAAAGAGCAAATCAACTAG
- a CDS encoding tetratricopeptide repeat protein, with protein sequence MSNTFLKACLVFWLLTQFLATCGWAQLPKSLDSLAQYLKTARRDTNYVNALNDFGWKLIFEKAAYDSTIVLARQAESLAVRLKFNRGIYTAHHREAAAYFHKNDLPKALAYFQKTLEDVKRFGLSKRQQVVAMGNVALVYSHLNQPQKAIDTALAAIRFQEAQQLPEECLSAIYPTIGLMLKQTGHPAQALPYYRKAVAIDRAMHDSTGIAISNNHIGNIYDDLNNPAQALTSYKASLRGAEAVGYELLQIDALQNIGRMYDKLGQAKQGLPYLFRAVKLAEKQNADASVTRANYNIAGLYQSLHDYPNAERYALKALAMAEKNEDGEAIVSYRKGIAEIYAEQKKYQQAYSFLNQSYNFTDSMATAQAKVEVQKLIAGYETEKKEARLRLLQKEAQLRQRDLERSQFQATALLVGGALLLLLGGAVSAWLLNRARLRRLQEAQQLRQQIAQDLHDEVGSTLSSISLLSGHTDTLLSQNRPESAQKMVQKIYQDARQILESIDEIIWTINPGNDSLPQIALRLQEYAQPLMESKHIRFSFAIDPSFDMIPISMEVRRNLYLIGKEAINNLVKYSGATEATVRFESQQGRLQVLIQDNGHGFDPARPSARTGQQSMNQRAQAMSGSLDVHSGTGAGTTVRLLVPIG encoded by the coding sequence ATGAGCAACACGTTCCTGAAAGCCTGTCTTGTTTTCTGGCTGCTAACGCAGTTTCTGGCGACCTGTGGCTGGGCACAACTTCCTAAGAGTCTTGATTCGCTGGCGCAGTATCTGAAAACGGCGCGTCGGGATACGAACTACGTTAATGCCCTGAATGATTTTGGCTGGAAACTGATTTTTGAGAAAGCGGCCTACGATTCTACCATCGTTCTGGCTCGTCAGGCCGAATCGCTGGCCGTACGGCTAAAGTTTAACCGTGGAATTTATACGGCTCATCATCGGGAAGCTGCGGCCTATTTTCACAAAAATGACTTGCCTAAGGCGCTGGCGTATTTCCAGAAAACGCTGGAAGATGTGAAGCGTTTTGGTTTGTCCAAACGGCAGCAGGTAGTGGCCATGGGCAATGTTGCTCTGGTTTATAGCCACCTGAATCAGCCGCAGAAAGCGATTGATACTGCTTTGGCTGCTATCCGGTTTCAGGAAGCCCAGCAGTTGCCCGAAGAGTGTCTGTCGGCTATTTATCCAACAATTGGACTCATGCTCAAACAAACGGGGCATCCGGCGCAGGCATTACCCTATTATCGAAAAGCAGTTGCTATTGATAGGGCTATGCATGATTCTACTGGAATAGCCATCTCCAACAATCATATTGGGAATATTTATGATGATCTGAATAATCCTGCTCAAGCCTTAACATCCTACAAGGCCTCATTAAGAGGAGCCGAAGCTGTTGGTTATGAATTGCTACAGATTGATGCGTTGCAGAATATAGGCCGAATGTATGATAAGCTTGGGCAGGCCAAACAAGGATTGCCTTATTTGTTTCGAGCCGTGAAGCTTGCCGAAAAACAGAATGCCGATGCATCGGTAACCAGGGCTAATTATAACATTGCCGGTCTTTATCAGTCCTTGCACGACTACCCAAATGCCGAACGGTATGCGTTGAAAGCCCTCGCAATGGCTGAGAAAAATGAAGATGGTGAAGCTATTGTATCATATCGGAAGGGAATTGCAGAAATTTATGCCGAACAGAAAAAATACCAGCAGGCTTATTCATTCCTGAATCAGAGCTACAACTTTACCGACTCAATGGCTACCGCGCAGGCCAAAGTAGAAGTCCAGAAACTTATTGCTGGCTATGAGACGGAGAAAAAAGAAGCTCGTTTACGGTTGTTGCAAAAAGAAGCGCAACTCCGTCAGCGCGATCTGGAACGAAGTCAGTTTCAGGCTACTGCCTTGCTGGTGGGTGGCGCTCTGTTGCTACTGCTGGGTGGGGCTGTTAGCGCCTGGCTGCTCAACCGGGCTCGACTCCGTCGGCTTCAGGAAGCCCAGCAACTCCGCCAGCAAATTGCTCAGGATCTGCACGACGAGGTGGGTAGCACGCTGAGTAGTATCTCCCTGCTGAGTGGTCATACCGATACGCTGCTGAGTCAAAATAGACCGGAGTCGGCTCAGAAGATGGTGCAAAAAATTTACCAGGATGCCCGCCAGATTCTGGAGTCGATCGATGAGATTATCTGGACCATCAATCCGGGCAATGATTCGTTGCCGCAGATTGCGCTTCGCCTGCAAGAGTACGCTCAGCCCCTTATGGAGTCGAAACATATTCGGTTTTCGTTCGCGATAGACCCTTCTTTTGATATGATACCCATCTCAATGGAAGTTCGCCGGAATTTGTATTTAATAGGAAAAGAAGCCATTAATAACCTGGTTAAATATTCGGGAGCTACCGAGGCTACCGTTCGCTTTGAAAGCCAGCAAGGTCGACTACAGGTGTTAATTCAGGACAACGGGCATGGGTTTGACCCGGCGCGGCCCAGTGCTCGAACAGGCCAGCAGAGTATGAATCAGCGGGCCCAGGCGATGTCTGGGTCGCTGGATGTACACTCGGGCACCGGCGCAGGCACGACCGTACGATTGTTGGTCCCTATCGGATAA
- a CDS encoding thioredoxin family protein encodes MVLTLGIAVSLYAQVPKGYAIGDAVANFQAKNVDGRTVSLGDYRSQKGLIVVFTSNHCPFSKAYEDRLSAIDRKFAPQGYPVLAIMPNDPTIYEDDSFENMKVRAREKAYTYPYAMDESQKVARAFGATRTPQVYVLKQTNGQFILEYVGTVDDNPQDVANAQRHYVDEAVTNLLANRPVPSPITKPIGCAIKWKN; translated from the coding sequence ATGGTATTGACTTTAGGAATTGCAGTTAGTTTATATGCTCAGGTTCCTAAAGGGTATGCAATAGGTGATGCGGTGGCTAATTTTCAGGCGAAAAATGTAGATGGTCGCACTGTTTCGCTGGGCGACTACCGATCTCAGAAGGGATTAATTGTTGTCTTTACCAGCAATCATTGCCCATTCTCGAAAGCCTATGAAGATCGGCTGAGTGCCATTGATCGAAAATTTGCGCCACAGGGGTATCCTGTGCTGGCTATTATGCCTAACGACCCGACAATTTACGAAGACGATTCCTTCGAAAATATGAAAGTCAGAGCGCGTGAAAAAGCCTATACGTACCCTTATGCAATGGACGAAAGCCAGAAGGTAGCACGGGCATTTGGAGCTACCCGAACCCCGCAGGTATATGTGCTTAAACAAACCAACGGTCAGTTTATTCTCGAATATGTTGGTACTGTTGATGATAATCCACAGGATGTAGCCAATGCGCAACGGCATTATGTTGACGAAGCTGTTACCAATTTGCTGGCCAACCGCCCAGTTCCGTCACCTATAACAAAACCCATTGGATGCGCAATTAAGTGGAAAAACTGA
- a CDS encoding FKBP-type peptidyl-prolyl cis-trans isomerase, with the protein MSLKHFGKAALIVAIAAACGKNRVQVTDNGLKYQIHEQADSPRKGKVGDILTLHLILLNSKDSVLRDTHKEGAPFQMLLQVPPFKGSYEEGLTMLGKGDSATFYVSADSLFTRAMQPLPPGVQKGSDIGIAVKVLNVQSEDEYKKTQAADFEKQKGIDAKVIDDYVAKHGLTGKGQKTESGVYYIVTQPSNGPAPKPGDIVKVRYTGKLLNGTVFDSSEKSLNPQASGEPVQFPIGVGQVIPGWEEGVMKMHKGEKVTLIIPSTLAYGPRANPKIPANSVLLFDIELVDIQKGQMGQPGMPQPGR; encoded by the coding sequence ATGTCTCTTAAACATTTCGGGAAAGCCGCCCTGATCGTCGCTATTGCAGCGGCTTGCGGTAAAAACCGCGTTCAGGTAACGGATAACGGCCTGAAGTATCAGATCCACGAGCAAGCCGACAGCCCGCGTAAAGGAAAAGTTGGTGATATTTTAACCCTTCACCTGATACTACTCAACAGCAAAGATTCAGTTCTGCGCGACACCCATAAAGAAGGTGCTCCTTTTCAGATGCTGCTACAGGTTCCTCCCTTTAAAGGTAGCTACGAAGAAGGGCTTACTATGCTTGGCAAAGGCGATAGTGCTACGTTCTACGTTAGCGCCGATTCCTTGTTTACGCGGGCTATGCAACCTCTTCCTCCTGGTGTTCAGAAAGGGAGTGACATCGGCATTGCGGTTAAGGTGTTGAATGTGCAGTCGGAAGACGAGTATAAAAAAACGCAGGCAGCCGACTTTGAAAAACAGAAGGGTATCGACGCTAAAGTCATTGACGACTACGTGGCCAAACATGGCCTGACCGGAAAAGGGCAGAAAACCGAGTCGGGTGTTTATTATATTGTCACACAACCATCCAACGGGCCAGCTCCCAAACCGGGCGATATTGTTAAAGTTCGTTATACAGGCAAATTGTTGAACGGAACGGTTTTCGATAGCTCCGAAAAAAGCCTCAATCCGCAAGCCAGTGGCGAACCCGTTCAGTTTCCAATTGGTGTAGGGCAGGTTATTCCGGGTTGGGAAGAAGGCGTAATGAAGATGCATAAAGGCGAAAAAGTTACCCTGATCATCCCCTCAACGCTGGCCTATGGCCCAAGAGCCAATCCAAAAATTCCGGCAAACTCAGTATTATTGTTCGATATTGAACTGGTCGACATTCAAAAAGGGCAGATGGGACAGCCCGGAATGCCACAACCTGGCCGGTAA
- a CDS encoding response regulator transcription factor — translation MIRIALFDDNDSLRETLALVFDATDDLIVTGQYPDALDVVAVVGESRPDVILMDIDMPGRTGIEAVQLIREQTTFPKILMLTVFDDVERIFAAISAGAVGYLLKKTPADKIIDAIREVASGGAAMTPSIAMKVLDAFRAQGNQNKPGSSRGNTYQLTDKEKDVLYRLVEGDSYKLIAYHCGISMGTVRTHIVNIYEKLHVNSKSEAVIKAMKTGLFK, via the coding sequence ATGATCCGCATCGCTCTATTTGATGATAATGATTCATTACGCGAAACGCTTGCGCTGGTGTTTGATGCTACAGACGATCTGATTGTTACGGGTCAATATCCGGATGCACTCGATGTGGTAGCCGTTGTTGGGGAAAGTCGGCCCGATGTTATTCTGATGGATATTGATATGCCGGGCCGAACGGGTATCGAAGCGGTTCAACTGATCCGTGAGCAGACGACATTTCCTAAAATTCTGATGCTGACCGTATTTGACGATGTCGAGCGGATTTTTGCCGCTATCTCGGCCGGAGCCGTTGGGTATTTACTAAAAAAGACGCCCGCCGATAAAATTATTGATGCCATTCGAGAGGTGGCTTCGGGTGGTGCTGCCATGACACCTTCCATTGCTATGAAGGTGCTCGATGCTTTCCGGGCGCAGGGCAATCAGAATAAACCGGGCTCCAGTAGGGGAAATACATACCAGTTGACCGATAAAGAAAAGGACGTATTATACCGATTGGTAGAAGGAGACAGTTATAAGCTGATTGCCTATCACTGCGGCATTAGCATGGGAACTGTTCGTACGCATATTGTTAATATCTATGAAAAATTACACGTAAACTCCAAATCCGAAGCCGTGATCAAGGCGATGAAAACGGGCTTGTTTAAGTAG
- a CDS encoding fibronectin type III domain-containing protein, whose protein sequence is MKTRLFILVCLLFCTVSVRAQSNTPSNLTGSAVAYNQINLSWSDNSTNETRFDIERNDFSGFIKIGEAAANVTSYQDKTVQANGSYMYRVRAVLATGTSRYSNEITVNTPTQPPGAPAGLTVSAQGNTSIKLSWNAGAGGTAANYLIERSFSGPGNGFTQVAVVAYSRTPSYTDNAVSGGTQYCYRVRAQNDGGTSGYSTTACQTTANLPSNLSNLKAQAVGASSITLSWTPFGKESGIGIERRTGQTGNWTNVASTLGDNGSYTDNGLAESTEYCYRISQSGHDYSTVVCATTPSAGPNAPARLTAQAVSSSQINLQWADVSDNETGFTIETSSNGNDPWIKIANIGANTTAYAHTGLPANTRYFYRIRAFNDASVSGYSNVANATTQAPPITIPGSPSNLAATAASFSQINLTWSDNADNETGFELERSTTGADSWSKLADLSANTTTFTDPGLQPRSRYYYRIRAKNSAGNSAYSNSADATTPDLPPGTPTRLTATATSPDQINLVWVDLADNETGFQLEQSTDNRNWAGIADLPANSTSFQKTGLMPSTHYYYRVRAMNAVGVSDFSNVAEATTQDKPLTPPLAPDRLSATAVSATQINLVWSDLSDNESSFDIERSADGITWAKLADAAANVTVYQNSGLTPNTRYYYRIRAINVAGQSAYSATADAITPDVPPVAPAQLMVVPTSASEIRISWADQSGNETSFELERSNSAGSVFAKLADLPANSTSYEDRGLTPATAYCYRVRAKNAIGESDYSTVTCVTTPDLPPTAPNRLIAKPVSAMQINLAWADNADNETGFELERSNSAGGVFAKLADLPANSTNYEDRELNDNTAYCYRIRAKNSVGASAYTDVVCATTPLAPPPSPTNLMAQTQDYDQVKLSFSPLSANAVTVSIERSTEPNAGFMEINQQPATQTTYTDKGLQEFTTYYYRIRAINSAGNSAYSNVASARINEVIIAIEDELDAHTTLYMSERTLHISTDWHTAMQATIQFTTATGQVLFTEERRVNLAGTWHYVLDRYPAGSYIIAMVANNRLFSKRILLP, encoded by the coding sequence ATGAAAACGCGTTTATTCATACTCGTTTGCCTTTTGTTCTGCACAGTATCAGTACGGGCGCAATCGAACACGCCCTCCAATCTGACAGGTTCGGCGGTAGCTTATAACCAGATTAATCTTTCGTGGAGTGATAATTCGACGAACGAAACCCGGTTTGACATTGAACGTAATGACTTTAGCGGTTTTATTAAAATTGGGGAAGCTGCGGCTAATGTGACTTCATATCAGGATAAAACAGTTCAGGCAAATGGATCGTATATGTATCGGGTTCGGGCCGTATTGGCTACGGGAACATCTCGATATTCGAATGAGATAACCGTTAACACACCTACTCAGCCTCCTGGCGCTCCCGCTGGGCTGACGGTTTCGGCGCAGGGGAATACGAGCATCAAACTTAGCTGGAATGCCGGAGCGGGCGGAACCGCTGCTAACTATTTAATTGAGCGTAGTTTTAGCGGGCCTGGCAACGGGTTCACGCAAGTTGCTGTTGTTGCTTATAGTCGTACTCCTTCTTATACCGACAATGCCGTTTCGGGCGGTACTCAATACTGCTATCGGGTTCGGGCTCAGAACGATGGAGGTACCAGCGGTTATTCAACTACGGCCTGCCAGACTACGGCTAATCTACCATCGAACTTATCGAACCTGAAAGCCCAGGCCGTTGGGGCGAGTTCTATTACGCTGAGCTGGACACCCTTCGGAAAAGAGTCGGGAATTGGTATTGAGCGTCGTACGGGTCAAACAGGAAACTGGACAAATGTAGCCTCTACGCTGGGCGATAATGGTAGCTATACCGATAATGGATTGGCAGAATCAACAGAATATTGTTATCGTATTTCGCAATCGGGTCATGATTATTCGACGGTTGTTTGCGCCACAACCCCCTCCGCTGGACCTAACGCGCCAGCCCGGTTAACGGCTCAGGCTGTTTCAAGCTCGCAGATCAATTTGCAATGGGCCGACGTATCGGACAATGAAACAGGATTTACGATCGAAACCAGTTCGAATGGTAACGATCCCTGGATAAAAATAGCGAATATCGGAGCCAATACCACCGCCTATGCCCATACGGGCTTGCCAGCCAACACCCGTTATTTTTACCGGATTCGGGCGTTCAATGATGCGAGTGTCTCTGGATATTCAAATGTTGCTAACGCAACAACACAGGCCCCACCCATTACAATTCCGGGCTCACCCAGCAATCTGGCAGCTACAGCCGCATCATTTTCACAAATCAATCTGACCTGGTCCGATAATGCCGATAATGAAACGGGTTTTGAACTCGAACGAAGCACTACAGGCGCTGACTCCTGGAGCAAACTGGCAGACCTGTCGGCAAACACAACAACATTTACTGATCCGGGTCTACAACCGCGCAGCCGCTATTACTATCGAATCCGGGCAAAAAATTCGGCTGGAAACTCGGCTTACTCCAATAGTGCTGACGCTACCACACCCGACTTGCCACCCGGCACACCTACACGGCTTACCGCTACGGCAACATCGCCTGATCAGATCAATCTGGTGTGGGTCGATCTGGCCGATAATGAAACCGGTTTTCAGCTTGAACAAAGTACCGACAACCGCAATTGGGCAGGTATTGCGGACCTACCAGCCAATTCAACATCGTTTCAGAAAACAGGATTGATGCCCTCAACCCACTATTATTACCGGGTCCGGGCGATGAATGCCGTTGGTGTGTCTGATTTTTCGAACGTTGCAGAAGCCACAACTCAGGATAAACCCCTGACTCCTCCCCTGGCTCCCGATCGTCTGTCGGCTACGGCTGTGTCGGCAACACAAATTAACCTGGTCTGGAGCGATTTGTCGGATAATGAATCCAGTTTTGATATTGAGCGCAGTGCTGATGGGATTACCTGGGCAAAGCTTGCCGATGCTGCCGCTAATGTAACGGTTTATCAAAATTCAGGACTAACGCCCAATACGCGTTATTACTATCGGATTCGGGCCATAAATGTGGCTGGACAGTCGGCCTACTCGGCTACTGCCGATGCAATTACACCTGATGTGCCGCCGGTAGCTCCTGCTCAACTCATGGTTGTACCAACGTCGGCCAGTGAGATACGTATTAGCTGGGCTGACCAATCGGGTAACGAAACCAGTTTTGAGCTCGAACGCAGCAATAGTGCTGGTAGTGTATTCGCCAAACTTGCTGATTTGCCCGCTAACTCGACCAGTTATGAAGATCGGGGGTTAACCCCAGCTACGGCTTATTGTTATCGGGTACGAGCGAAAAATGCCATTGGCGAATCCGACTATTCAACGGTGACTTGTGTAACTACGCCAGATTTGCCCCCTACTGCGCCCAATCGGCTGATTGCCAAGCCAGTATCGGCCATGCAAATCAACCTGGCCTGGGCTGATAATGCCGATAACGAAACCGGTTTTGAGCTCGAACGCAGCAATAGTGCTGGTGGTGTATTCGCCAAACTTGCTGATTTGCCCGCTAACTCGACTAATTATGAAGATCGGGAGTTGAACGACAATACCGCCTATTGTTATCGAATTCGGGCTAAAAATAGCGTTGGTGCATCGGCTTATACGGATGTTGTCTGTGCCACAACGCCTTTAGCTCCACCGCCATCGCCTACTAACCTAATGGCTCAAACGCAGGACTATGACCAGGTAAAGCTGTCGTTTTCGCCCTTGTCTGCCAATGCCGTTACTGTTTCTATTGAGCGATCGACTGAGCCAAATGCCGGTTTTATGGAGATTAATCAACAGCCTGCTACACAGACGACCTATACAGATAAGGGATTACAGGAATTTACAACCTATTATTACCGAATTCGGGCAATTAATTCGGCGGGCAATTCAGCTTACTCGAATGTGGCCTCTGCGCGTATCAATGAAGTGATTATTGCAATTGAAGACGAGCTGGATGCGCATACAACGCTGTATATGAGCGAACGAACGCTCCACATCAGCACGGACTGGCACACTGCTATGCAGGCGACGATCCAATTTACTACAGCAACAGGACAAGTGTTATTTACCGAAGAACGGCGTGTTAACCTGGCCGGGACATGGCATTATGTACTGGATCGATACCCGGCTGGTAGCTATATCATTGCTATGGTTGCTAACAATCGCCTATTCTCCAAACGAATTTTACTGCCATGA
- a CDS encoding SurA N-terminal domain-containing protein produces the protein MSVINKIRERSGLAVGIIAVSLILFIVGGDLLGGRSLLFGGNQQEVGEIAGQSIDYQEFNAKVDELRAQYEQQTGRAPAEQDMVQLREQAWNQFLFEIAYAKEFDKLGLKVSSEELVDMVQGNNISPAVRQAFTNPQTGVFDKSTIINYLKGLKNLPAQQQAAWASFEQNLSSDRLREKYEGLMRLSVYATTAEAQKEYQAQNAKANVKFLFVPYYTINDTTVKVTDSQLQDYLNKHKDEYPGANTRSIQYVTFSVAPSKEDSATLYNQIKSLARGLGAAQNDSAFALQNSDVRVPLYMTAGEMPEQLRAAIPTFSPGGIYGPFREGNTYFIYKYGGLKKDTSFTARASHILIRPTAQTDSAKAEARRRAESILKQIQGGASFEAMAQTNSADGSAQNGGDLGYFKNNGQMVKPFESAVFGATSAGLLPRVVETDFGYHIIKVTEPKTNTLYRIAAIGKTITPSQTTRDEALRKADQFASEVHTKEEFDAKVKEDKSIVMATADRIPENATNINALADARSIVRWAFDDKTDLNSVSEPFEVGDQYVIAVLTNKTDKDEVKVDDYRAELTAKVRNELKGEQIINKLANASGTLESIAEKYGAGALVENVDDVNLATGFLRSAGVDPVALGKAFGLKVGQRSKPFAGDAGVLVVETTKITPAPPIADYALYKTQIEQNNSSRTGFYINEAIKDAAKIEDRRAKFY, from the coding sequence ATGTCTGTCATTAACAAGATCAGAGAACGTTCAGGCCTGGCCGTAGGCATTATCGCCGTCAGCTTGATACTGTTCATCGTGGGGGGGGATTTGCTCGGCGGTCGTAGTTTACTGTTCGGCGGAAACCAACAGGAGGTCGGTGAAATAGCCGGTCAATCCATTGATTACCAGGAATTCAATGCGAAGGTCGATGAACTTCGGGCGCAGTATGAGCAACAAACCGGCCGCGCTCCGGCAGAGCAGGACATGGTTCAGCTCCGCGAACAAGCCTGGAATCAGTTTTTATTTGAGATTGCCTACGCGAAAGAGTTTGATAAGCTTGGCCTAAAAGTATCGTCGGAAGAACTTGTCGATATGGTTCAGGGCAATAACATCAGCCCCGCCGTGCGGCAGGCATTTACAAACCCGCAGACGGGTGTATTCGATAAAAGCACCATTATTAACTACCTTAAAGGGTTAAAGAACCTGCCCGCACAACAGCAGGCTGCCTGGGCTAGCTTCGAGCAAAACCTGAGTTCTGATCGGCTGCGTGAAAAATACGAAGGGCTGATGCGGTTGTCGGTATATGCTACAACTGCCGAAGCTCAGAAAGAGTATCAGGCTCAGAATGCAAAGGCAAATGTCAAGTTTCTGTTTGTTCCGTATTATACCATTAACGATACAACCGTGAAGGTTACGGACTCGCAGTTGCAGGACTATTTGAACAAACATAAAGACGAATATCCGGGAGCTAACACGCGTTCTATTCAGTACGTAACGTTCTCGGTTGCGCCTTCGAAAGAAGATAGTGCAACCCTTTATAATCAGATCAAATCACTGGCTCGTGGTTTGGGAGCAGCTCAAAACGACTCTGCTTTTGCGTTGCAAAATAGTGATGTTCGGGTACCTCTATACATGACCGCTGGTGAAATGCCTGAGCAACTTCGGGCTGCCATTCCAACATTCTCGCCTGGTGGTATTTATGGTCCATTCCGCGAAGGCAATACTTATTTTATTTATAAATACGGCGGACTGAAGAAAGACACCAGCTTCACGGCCCGTGCCAGCCACATTCTGATTCGGCCAACTGCGCAAACCGATTCGGCTAAGGCCGAAGCTCGCCGTCGGGCAGAAAGCATTCTGAAACAAATTCAGGGTGGAGCCAGCTTCGAAGCGATGGCGCAAACCAATAGTGCCGACGGTTCGGCTCAGAATGGTGGCGATCTGGGTTATTTCAAAAATAACGGACAGATGGTGAAACCATTTGAATCGGCTGTATTTGGTGCCACATCGGCTGGCTTGTTACCTCGCGTTGTTGAAACGGATTTCGGTTACCATATCATTAAAGTAACGGAGCCCAAAACCAACACCTTGTATCGAATTGCGGCTATTGGTAAAACCATCACGCCGAGCCAGACTACCCGCGATGAAGCTCTTCGGAAAGCCGATCAGTTTGCTTCGGAAGTGCATACGAAAGAAGAGTTTGATGCGAAGGTTAAAGAAGATAAATCAATCGTGATGGCTACGGCTGATCGGATTCCCGAAAATGCGACAAACATTAACGCATTGGCGGATGCCCGTTCAATTGTTCGTTGGGCATTTGACGACAAAACCGACCTGAATTCGGTTTCTGAACCGTTTGAAGTTGGTGATCAGTATGTCATTGCCGTTTTAACTAACAAAACCGATAAGGACGAAGTCAAGGTAGATGATTACCGGGCTGAGTTAACGGCTAAGGTTCGTAATGAATTGAAAGGCGAGCAGATTATCAATAAACTGGCTAATGCCAGCGGTACGCTCGAATCAATTGCTGAGAAATACGGCGCAGGCGCTTTAGTTGAAAATGTTGACGACGTAAATCTGGCAACTGGTTTCCTCCGTAGTGCAGGTGTTGATCCGGTTGCGTTAGGTAAAGCATTTGGTTTGAAAGTAGGTCAACGTTCGAAACCTTTCGCTGGCGACGCTGGCGTATTGGTCGTTGAAACAACGAAGATAACCCCCGCTCCGCCCATTGCCGATTATGCTCTTTACAAAACGCAAATTGAGCAAAATAACTCATCGCGGACAGGTTTCTATATCAATGAAGCCATTAAAGATGCCGCCAAGATCGAAGATCGCCGGGCTAAGTTTTATTAA
- a CDS encoding TetR/AcrR family transcriptional regulator yields the protein MGITERKEREREEMRKLILDAAQKLFLANGYEKVSLRNIADEIEYSPATIYLYYKDKNELLFALHQRGFIKMVAEFQPILTMTDPFEKLVGMGRAYIRFAVENPELFDLMFIMTAPMDKLDKEDWVEGDQAFGLLMQVVEECMDAGIFQRHDVQATSMMIWSSIHGYTALFLRKRLGMFPECDRQLIMDEAFNLFCETLRHGL from the coding sequence ATGGGAATTACTGAGCGGAAAGAACGGGAACGGGAAGAGATGAGGAAGCTGATTCTGGACGCTGCCCAAAAGTTGTTTCTGGCAAACGGCTACGAAAAAGTTAGTCTACGCAACATTGCCGACGAAATTGAATACAGCCCGGCCACTATTTATCTGTATTACAAGGATAAGAACGAGCTTCTGTTCGCGCTGCATCAACGCGGATTTATTAAGATGGTGGCTGAATTTCAGCCTATTCTGACAATGACCGACCCGTTCGAAAAACTAGTTGGAATGGGTCGGGCTTACATTCGATTTGCTGTCGAAAACCCAGAACTGTTCGATCTGATGTTTATTATGACAGCGCCAATGGATAAGCTCGACAAAGAAGATTGGGTTGAGGGCGATCAGGCATTTGGCTTGCTAATGCAGGTTGTTGAAGAGTGTATGGACGCTGGTATTTTCCAGCGACACGATGTTCAGGCAACATCGATGATGATCTGGAGCTCAATTCATGGCTATACGGCTCTTTTTTTACGGAAACGCCTGGGAATGTTTCCAGAGTGCGACCGCCAACTCATTATGGACGAAGCCTTTAATCTGTTCTGCGAAACACTACGACACGGTCTGTAA